Proteins co-encoded in one Cucurbita pepo subsp. pepo cultivar mu-cu-16 chromosome LG15, ASM280686v2, whole genome shotgun sequence genomic window:
- the LOC111776410 gene encoding uncharacterized CRM domain-containing protein At3g25440, chloroplastic gives MSRGHALSIAISRDSLYGFISMIRNVSRLSLFNISTSFGQSSYGSCEYQISNCISKSLQESTSIRYLPGFFFAKRYSMCESLGGFEKWQSVRHFSNGAVELKTDSNIVRFSFGGSSSTNGSPRKQKKVAKAKLSKKAKLNELRLYRLKAKKKKTSPNPEVRIRYSLEKAKRKEAWLIEKLRKFEVPKSVLETYDPEILTEEEKHYLKRTGEKKKNFVLLGRRGVFGGVVLNMHLHWKKHETVKVICKPCKPGQVHEYAEELARLSKGIVIDIKPNNSIVFYRGKNYVRPEVMSPPDTLSKNKALEKYKYEQSLEHTSQFIEKLEKELEDFQKHLAQFKRKKEEAAVEFMVNS, from the exons ATGTCTCGCGGTCATGCTCTATCCATTGCCATTTCAAG GGATTCATTATATGGATTCATTTCTATGATTAGAAATGTTTCACGTCTATCTTTATTCAACATATCCACATCATTTGGGCAGTCCTCATATGGAAGTTGTGAGTATCAAATAAGTAATTGTATATCGAAGTCTCTCCAGGAATCGACGTCTATACGCTATCTGCCTGGCTTCTTTTTCGCTAAGCGATATAGTATGTGTGAGAGCCTTGGTGGGTTTGAAAAATGGCAATCTGTTAGGCACTTTAGCAATGGGGCTGTGGAGCTGAAGACAGACAGCAATATTGTCAGGTTTTCTTTTGGTGGGTCTTCTAGTACTAACGGTTCCCCACGGAAACAAAAGAAGGTGGCAAAAGCCAAATTGTCTAAGAAGGCCAAATTGAATGAACTCAGGCTCTATCGTCTTAAGgcgaaaaagaagaagacgtCTCCCAATCCAGAAGTTAGGATCAGATATTCCCTTGAAAAG GCCAAAAGGAAAGAAGCGTGGCTGATTGAGAAGTTGAGGAAATTCGAGGTTCCAAAATCTGTTCTTGAAACTTATGATCCTGAAATTCTTACTGAAGAGGAGAAGCACTACTTGAAGCGTACAggggagaaaaagaagaactttGTTCTGTTGGGGAGGCGAGGAGTCTTTGGTGGAGTTGTTCTTAATATGCATTTGCATTGGAAGAAGCATGAAACTGTTAAAGTTATTTGCAAGCCTTGCAAACCTGGGCAGGTTCATGAATATGCTGAAGAACTTGCTCGGTTGAGTAAAGGCATTGTGATTGATATTAAACCCAACAACAGCATAGTCTTTTATCGGGGAAAGAACTATGTGCGGCCTGAAGTAATGTCGCCTCCAGATACGCTATCGAAAAACAAG GCCTTGGAAAAATATAAGTATGAACAATCACTTGAACATACAAGTCAGTTCATTGAAAAGTTGGAGAAAGAACTTGAAGATTTTCAGAAGCATCTTGCTCAGttcaagagaaagaaggaagaggcTGCTGTAGAATTCATGGTTAACTCATGA
- the LOC111776269 gene encoding peroxidase N1-like yields the protein MGKRIHFIPILVLIAFVSLVGSMAATVVPNRGAHVGFYSTTCPQVEAIVRATVKSHFRLDPTVAPGLLRMHFHDCFVRGCDASVLLVGPRTERAAPPNLSLNGFEVINDAKSRLERVCPGVVSCADILALAARDSVVLTKGVSWAVPTGRRDGRVSLALEANNALPNVNDTIQTHRKLFKSKGLNTQDLVTLVGAHTIGTTACSVFKYRLYNFSTTTRSGADPAMNPSFVHQLRTLCPKNGEGSLNIGLDISTPNQFDTSFFSNLRNGRGVLESDQKLWNDPLTRAFVRRFLLKGSLGLNFELEFGKSMVKMSNIGVKTGTRGEIRRICTMVN from the exons ATGGGGAAACGAATTCATTTCATCCCAATTCTTGTTTTAATTGCTTTCGTGTCATTGGTTGGCTCGATGGCTGCAACCGTAGTTCCAAACCGAGGTGCGCATGTCGGGTTCTACTCGACGACATGCCCACAAGTCGAGGCTATTGTTAGAGCAACTGTGAAGTCTCATTTTCGATTAGATCCAACGGTGGCTCCTGGGTTATTGAGAATGCACTTCCACGACTGTTTTGTACGAGGATGTGATGCTTCTGTGCTCCTTGTCGGTCCGAGAACCGAGAGAGCAGCACCGCCCAACCTCTCTTTAAACGGGTTTGAGGTTATTAACGATGCTAAATCTCGCCTTGAACGTGTTTGTCCTGGTGTTGTCTCTTGTGCTGATATTCTTGCCCTAGCGGCTCGTGACTCGGTGGTTTTG ACAAAAGGAGTGAGTTGGGCAGTGCCGACAGGGCGAAGAGATGGAAGGGTTTCGTTGGCTTTGGAGGCTAACAATGCTCTTCCTAATGTCAATGATACCATTCAAACTCATAGGAAGTTATTCAAGAGCAAAGGTCTCAATACTCAAGATCTTGTCACTCTAGTTG GTGCACATACGATTGGAACCACCGCATGTAGCGTTTTCAAATATAGGCTCTACAATTTCAGCACCACAACAAGGAGTGGTGCAGATCCAGCCATGAACCCATCCTTTGTTCATCAGCTACGAACACTTTGCCCCAAAAATGGAGAAGGCTCACTCAATATTGGACTCGACATAAGCACTCCCAACCAATTTGACACATCTTTCTTCTCAAACTTGAGGAATGGGCGTGGGGTCTTGGAGTCTGATCAGAAGCTGTGGAACGATCCCTTGACCCGGGCTTTCGTTCGACGTTTCTTGCTCAAAGGTTCGTTGGGTTTGAACTTCGAACTCGAGTTTGGGAAATCTATGGTTAAGATGAGCAACATTGGAGTCAAGACGGGAACTCGAGGTGAAATTCGGAGGATTTGCACTATGGTTAACTAG
- the LOC111776411 gene encoding cationic peroxidase 2-like has product MAKVCFILVVTTVVVVVLGFAASTVHGQGTRLGFYRAKCPNAESIVRSTVQSHFRKDPTIAPGLLRMHSHDCFVRGCDASVLLDGPDSERTAVPNLTLKGFEVIDDAKSQLEDACPGVVSCADILALAARDSVVLTGGLRWEVPTGRRDGRISLVSEVNLPSFSDSIEVQKEKFRVVGLDTHDLVTLAGSHTIGTASCRFFSYRLYNFTTATKSGADPTINPSLVGRLRELCPEDGDGSNRVELDIGSPEKFDLSFYSNLRRGGGILESDQKLWNDDSTRPTVRHYLGSRILRGRSTFKVEFGKSMVKMSNIDVKTGIEGEIRRVCSEVN; this is encoded by the exons ATGGCGAAAGTTTGTTTCATTTTGGTTGTAACtacggtggtggtggtggtgctTGGCTTTGCCGCCTCGACCGTGCACGGTCAAGGCACACGGCTCGGGTTCTACCGTGCCAAGTGCCCAAATGCTGAATCCATCGTTAGATCCACCGTCCAATCCCATTTCAGGAAGGATCCCACTATCGCTCCTGGGTTATTGAGAATGCACTCCCATGActgctttgttcgagggtgTGATGCTTCTGTACTTCTTGATGGTCCCGATTCCGAGAGGACGGCTGTGCCTAACCTTACTTTGAAAGGGTTTGAGGTCATTGACGACGCCAAGTCGCAACTTGAAGATGCTTGCCCTGGTGTCGTGTCGTGTGCTGATATTCTTGCTCTTGCTGCTCGTGACTCCGTTGTTCTG ACGGGTGGATTAAGATGGGAAGTTCCGACCGGACGACGAGATGGCAGAATTTCATTGGTTTCAGAAGTGAACTTGCCAAGTTTTTCAGATTCCATTGAAGttcaaaaagagaaatttaggGTAGTGGGTCTCGACACTCATGACCTCGTCACTCTCGCAG GATCCCATACGATCGGAACGGCGTCATGTCGTTTTTTCAGTTACAGACTCTACAACTTCACGACCGCCACCAAAAGTGGCGCCGATCCAACCATTAACCCATCGCTTGTCGGTCGGCTACGAGAACTTTGCCCTGAAGACGGAGATGGCTCGAACCGAGTCGAGCTTGACATCGGTAGTCCCGAAAAGTTCGACCTATCGTTCTACTCAAACTTGAGGCGTGGGGGCGGGATATTAGAGTCCGATCAGAAGCTGTGGAACGATGACTCAACTCGGCCGACCGTCCGACACTACTTGGGTTCAAGGATTCTAAGGGGACGTTCTACCTTTAAAGTTGAGTTTGGGAAATCAATGGTGAAAATGAGCAACATTGACGTTAAAACTGGCATTGAGGGTGAAATCAGAAGGGTTTGCTCCGAGGTTAATTGA
- the LOC111776298 gene encoding uncharacterized protein LOC111776298, with translation MSLALLQGYSSAEEEAEDNSVFNHTSSDDDDEDLSAAASSVTFNLSIRDKSLFELPQPSSHPGLPSAFDAFSXVSGPPEFLNNSVEEYAAPRDVDQPRGGHGSRRNRKEKKDCLLVL, from the exons ATGAGTCTGGCACTTCTCCAAGGCTATTCTTCAGCCgaagaagaagctgaagaCAACTCTGTCTTCAACCACACCTCTTCCGACGATGACGACGAAGACCTTTCCGCCGCCGCCTCTTCAGTTACCTTCAATCTTTCCATACGCGACAAGTCACTTTTCGAACTTCCGCAGCCCTCCTCTCATCCCGGCCTGCCTTCCGCTTTCGACGCTTTCTCCGAN GTTTCAGGACCGCCGGAGTTTCTAAATAATTCGGTTGAGGAGTACGCTGCACCGAGAGATGTCGATCAGCCGCGAGGGGGCCATGGGAGCCGTAGGAATCgtaaggagaagaaagattgCCTACTG